One Saccharomyces kudriavzevii IFO 1802 strain IFO1802 genome assembly, chromosome: 7 DNA segment encodes these proteins:
- the SKDI07G1030 gene encoding uncharacterized protein (similar to Saccharomyces cerevisiae YGL159W; ancestral locus Anc_1.381) produces MNNSIITDGEVRDFFLHCSSEIIIESLTSLHESLRLYSQKHEILPNRIFKQLDGSEEDSKISHIFMPVVSKNFSGIKILVNNNNKNFQGVINLLEPKTGKLVGCFEAKQITAIRTALVSCIGLYMQLSDPYRELFSFENDTCQLTCFGTGLQAFWHIYIAIKLLVSGAVKKSLKLIEINILYHRNMMDLGCLESLGKTLGSDLKITFKQYQMNDISSKDNDVVSSSDIIFGCLPTLEPNLFLQQLMNTKNSTAQKHTYISLIGSYKPIMHECDKELIDAFKSKGGNVRILVDSREHTLLESGELIDSKITPRDVIEIGELESMEDIILDLNERNRKRTITLCKIVGLAVMDVALAKKFLSFGSRDIAGKI; encoded by the coding sequence ATGAATAACTCCATAATTACTGATGGTGAGGTtagagatttttttttacactGTTCTTCAGAGATAATCATCGAATCCCTCACCAGCTTGCATGAATCATTGAGACTATATTCTCAAAAACATGAAATATTGCCTAATAGAATATTCAAACAACTGGACGGAAGCGAGGAAGATTCGAAAATATCACACATATTTATGCCTGTTGTAAGCAAAAACTTTTCAGgtataaaaatattagtcaataacaataacaaaaattttcagggTGTAATTAACCTTTTAGAGCCAAAAACAGGAAAATTAGTTGGATGTTTTGAAGCTAAACAAATAACTGCTATAAGAACTGCATTAGTGTCATGCATTGGTTTATATATGCAACTCTCAGATCCTTATCGTGagttattttcatttgaaaatgacaCTTGTCAATTAACCTGCTTTGGAACTGGTTTGCAAGCGTTTTGGCACATATATATTGCCATCAAATTATTAGTATCAGGAGCTGTTAAAAAGTCCTTAAAACTAATCGAAATAAACATACTATACCACAGGAACATGATGGACCTGGGTTGTTTGGAATCACTGGGCAAGACCCTGGGGagtgatttgaaaataacgTTTAAACAATATCAGATGAATGACATAAGCTCAAAAGATAATGATGTCGTTTCTAGTAgtgatattatttttggttgTTTACCTACTCTGGAACCAAACTTGTTTCTACAACAATTGATGAACACTAAAAATTCTACTGCTCAGAAACATACTTATATCTCGTTAATTGGAAGTTACAAGCCAATTATGCATGAGTGCGATAAGGAGTTGATCGATGCGTTTAAATCCAAAGGTGGAAATGTTCGCATTTTGGTGGACTCAAGGGAGCATACTCTATTGGAATCTGGAGAACTGATTGATTCTAAAATAACCCCCCGTGATGTCATAGAAATTGGTGAACTAGAGTCTATGGAAGATATCATCCTAGATTTGAATGAAAGGAATCGTAAGAGGACTATCACGctatgtaaaattgttggGCTAGCAGTCATGGATGTAGCGCttgccaagaaatttttgagtttCGGATCAAGAGATATAGCAGGCAAGATATAA
- the RCK1 gene encoding putative serine/threonine protein kinase RCK1 (similar to Saccharomyces cerevisiae RCK1 (YGL158W) and RCK2 (YLR248W); ancestral locus Anc_1.390), with protein MSRNQKSVADNIDFCSQTPDATYSEAGNSDSMHNSFICDCRMSSLSVDINTPPSGTENDEGNFMQEGGYFDDIFPTGLELDEVSDAATYYPSINYRFPEQSELRNYELLSKIGEGAFSKVFKAVDITGNGQVPVAIKAIKKKSVYIRDEEIDHDPEGDEEIKNSSRKQIINEIAIHRMVSKNSPHFTKFIDFEESATYFYLVSELVTGGEIFDKIVQLTYFSEDLARHVITQVAIAVKHMHYMGIVHRDIKPENLLFEPIPFHGRNGNIQKEDTFKLGVGGGGIGLVKLMDFGLSKRISSNTAKTPCGTMEYSAPEIFKSEEYSMKVDMWGIGCVLFTLLCGYPPFYEKNQSKLVRKISKGDYEFLAPWWDDISSGAKNAIIHLLEVDPKKRYDIDDFLNDPWLNSYDCLNSPNSNTYATIEDILNGSFDERTENLHSALSCELQKQVNTIPHENDSSEFIYMVEEDRHLRGSWTGELMMPFTLDLKRSSVYRRRKDKLFFW; from the coding sequence atgtccaGGAACCAAAAATCTGTAGCCGATAATATCGATTTTTGTTCACAAACACCCGATGCAACATATAGTGAGGCTGGCAACTCTGACAGCATGCATAATTCGTTTATATGCGATTGTCGGATGTCGTCCCTTTCAGTGGACATTAACACCCCTCCATCAGGCacagaaaatgatgaaggaAATTTCATGCAGGAGGGCGGATATTTTGATGACATATTTCCAACTGGATTGGAATTAGATGAAGTATCGGACGCGGCTACCTACTATCCCAGCATAAATTACCGGTTTCCCGAACAATCAGAACTAAGAAATTACGAACTGCTCAGTAAAATCGGCGAAGGTGCTTTTTCCAAAGTATTCAAGGCAGTCGACATCACGGGAAATGGCCAAGTTCCGGTTGCCATTAAAGcgataaaaaagaaaagtgtTTATATCAGAGATGAGGAAATCGACCACGATCCAGAAGGTGACGAAGAAATTAAGAACTCCAGTAGAAAGCAAATTATAAATGAAATTGCCATTCATAGGATGGTTTCCAAGAACAGCCCTCATTTCACCAAGTTTATCGATTTCGAAGAATCTGCTACTTACTTCTATTTAGTGTCAGAGCTGGTCACTGGCGGAGAGATATTCGACAAAATTGTTCAACTGACATATTTTAGTGAAGACTTAGCCCGCCACGTTATCACACAAGTGGCAATAGCCGTCAAACATATGCACTATATGGGCATTGTTCACCGCGATATCAAACCAGAAAACTTACTATTCGAACCTATCCCATTTCACGGCCGTAATGGGAACATACAGAAGGAAGATACATTTAAATTAGGCGTCGGCGGGGGTGGTATTGGATTAGTGAAGTTAATGGATTTCGGATTATCCAAGAGAATTTCTTCCAACACAGCAAAAACTCCTTGCGGAACGATGGAATACTCCGCGCcagaaatattcaaatccGAAGAATACTCAATGAAGGTCGATATGTGGGGTATTGGTTGTGTTCTATTCACACTACTATGTGGATACCCTCCATTTTACGAGAAAAACCAATCAAAATTAGTCAGGAAAATATCCAAGGGTGACTATGAGTTCTTAGCGCCATGGTGGGACGATATAAGTTCTGGGGCCAAGAATGCAATCATCCATCTTCTAGAGGTTGACCCAAAGAAAAGGTATGATATCGACGATTTCCTAAATGACCCTTGGTTAAACTCGTACGATTGTTTGAATTCCCCAAATTCAAACACCTATGCAACCATTGAAGACATACTAAATGGCTCATTTGATGAAAGAACAGAGAACTTACATTCTGCATTGAGCTGCGAACTTCAAAAGCAAGTTAACACCATACCG